In Deinococcus irradiatisoli, the genomic stretch CGGGCTGGGGCCAGCACCGCCGAGTGCTCGATGCTGGAGGTGATCAGGTGTCCGCCGCCCTCAGCGAAACTCGACAGCAGCACCTGGTTGTCGGCCTCGGTGCCGCCGCTGAGTGCGGTGAGGGTCAGTGGCGGCACGCCCAGCGCCGAGGCCGCCGCCGCTCTCCCCTCTTCGAGCAGTTCGCGGGCGGCCTGTCCGGCGCGGTGAATGCTGGCCGGATTGCCCGGCACGCCGGCGGCGCGGGCATACGCCGCCAGCGCTCCGGGCGTCATCGGGTGGGTGGCGGCGTAATCGAGGTAGATCACGGTCCGAAGGTCGCGTAGGTCTGCCCGTTGAGCCGCACCGTGAAGCCGTAGTTGCCGCGCACGCTCACGTCGTCGCGCTGGGCCACCGCGCCGCGGAGCTGGGCACTGTCGGTAGGCGGCAGGATGATGCGCTCGCCGTCGTCGTCACGCACCACGATCTCCACCGTACCGGCCGGCAGATCGGCCGGGAAGGTGTAGGTCATCGGCACGATCCGCGCCGGCGTCTGGGCTGGGGTCGCCGCTTCGGGCGTCGGGGTTTCGGAAACCGGGGCTTCGGGGGTGGGCGTGGCCGGCACCGGCGTCACCGGGGCGTCGCTGCCAGGACCGACCGGCGCGAATTCCGGCTGGGCCGCCGGGGTGCTGCCGGCGTCCGGACTGCCCTCGGCGCCGCTCACCGCGTTGCCGCTCTCGTCGAAGGTCGTGTCGGGCACCGGCACCGGCGGCACCGGCAGCGGTGGGGTGGTCACGGCCGGCGGCTGGTAGCGGGTCTGGGCCAGCACCAGCGTCACCGGCGAGCCCACGTCCACCTTGCTGAAGGCGGCGGGCACCTGACGCAGCACGGTGTTTTCCGCCGCGTCCGAGGCTTCCTTCTTGATGCTGTTGACCACAAGCCCGGCCCGGCGCACCAGATCGCGGGCGTCGTCGAACGGCAGGCCGCGCAGGTCCGGCAGCCAGGTCTGCTGCACCGAGATGCCGCTGCTGATGAGTAACCGTACGCTCTGCCCGCGCCGGATCACCGCGCCGGGGGCCGGCAGCTGGGCCACCACCCGGCCCTTGGGGGTGTTGCTCAGCGCTCCGTCGACGCTCGAGACGCTGCCGAGCTTGAGCAGGTTCTCGGCCAGGGTCTGCTTGACCTGATCGAGGGTCTGCTCCTCCAAGCGCGGCACCGTCAGCGACGGGGGATTGTTGACGGTCAGCGTGATCAGGCGCCC encodes the following:
- a CDS encoding PASTA domain-containing protein; its protein translation is MARIDGKYEVLEERSQSGGQTIYQVRADPLAGAEAGELLRLSWFQVATPDERNAFHRYRAALKALAPEGLADVVARPGAYYAVWRDVPGLALAAFQAQPIKNETALSNLRDLAARLAAHGFALMDADIVMDGDEPQIAFLSPSTRTPQEAESLSAAALTPISQGKVRRQRPRGSVWSWVPGIACLVGAAYFGAQAGQIYLNPALADVPAVLGQDVKAAAGKLTGIGYRVQYVEGDDRNAALGAVIAQEPAAGSTLHLGRLITLTVNNPPSLTVPRLEEQTLDQVKQTLAENLLKLGSVSSVDGALSNTPKGRVVAQLPAPGAVIRRGQSVRLLISSGISVQQTWLPDLRGLPFDDARDLVRRAGLVVNSIKKEASDAAENTVLRQVPAAFSKVDVGSPVTLVLAQTRYQPPAVTTPPLPVPPVPVPDTTFDESGNAVSGAEGSPDAGSTPAAQPEFAPVGPGSDAPVTPVPATPTPEAPVSETPTPEAATPAQTPARIVPMTYTFPADLPAGTVEIVVRDDDGERIILPPTDSAQLRGAVAQRDDVSVRGNYGFTVRLNGQTYATFGP